The sequence GTAAACCAGTTCTCTTCCGGGCACCAGATCCTGCCGGCCTGCCTTGAGATTGCTCTCGACCATGACACCCATGATCCGGGCATCTCCACCCATCATCTGGCCGGCAACTTCCCGGCCGACTTCAATCTGCCGCATGTAGTTTTTCTGGCTGTTCGAATGACTCAAATCGATCATCACCCGTTGAGTGAGGCCGGCGGCTCCCAGTTCCTTGCAGGCGCTGTCGACGCTCGATGCATCGTAGTTCGGTTGTTTGCCGCCGCGCAGGATGACGTGACAGTCCTCATTTCCCATGGTGGAGACGATCGCCGAGTGGCCTTCCTTAGTGACCGACAGGAAATGGTGCGGATGCTGAGACGTACGGATCGCGTCGACGGCGATGCGCAGATTTCCGTCGGTGCCGTTCTTAAAGCCGACCGCGCATGACAATCCCGACGCGAGTTCGCGGTGAATCTGGCTTTCCGTCGTGCGGGCGCCGATCGCGCCCCAGCTCACCAGATCGGCAATGTACTGCGGCGAGATGACGTCCAGATACTCCACGCCCGCAGGCATTCCCAATTCGTTCAATTCCATCAGGAGCTTCCGCCCGGTTCGCAAACCTTCATTGATCTGAAAGCTGCCGTCGAGACGGGGATCGTTGATCAGGCCCTTCCATCCGACCGTCGTTCGCGGTTTTTCAAAATAGACCCGCATGATGATGAGCAGATCTGTGGCGAGCCGGTCTTTCTGCGCTTTCAGCTTGTGCGCGTATTCGATCGCTGCCTTGGTGTCGTGAATGGAACAAGGTCCGATGATTACCAGCAGGCGATCGTCGGCGTGGTGCAAAATGCGATGAATCTGATGCCGGGACTCGTAGGTTACTTCTGCCGCCCGTTCCGTAAGAGGAAACTCGTCGCGAATGATCTCGGGTGCCAGGAGTTCTTTGATTTCCTTGATGCGAAGGTCATCTGTTCTATAAATATTTTTCTTACTCATCATTTCCGAAGGCCAGCAGCACATTTCCGAATCCGGAGGTGCCGGTGCCGTAACCCGATCCTATAAATACCATTCCGCCGGCGACGGTCGCGCCGGCCTGTCCCATGTTTCCGCCCTTGGCCGTCACACCATTGATGCTTTCGAACTCACGGTTGGTGTTGTACTGCCAGAGAAGGCGGCCGTCCGTGGTTGCGAATGCCCGGAGCATTCCATCCGAAAACCCGGCGAAAACCGCTCCGGGTATGGCCGTCGTCGCTGCGGGATTGCCTGGACCGTTTGCTGCCGCCTTTGCGGTCCAGGGCCTGGAACCGTCGGCGAGCTTGATGGCCGCCACGCCGCCGCCAGGCTGGTTCAGACCATAGTAAACGTTTTCGCCATCGGATGCTCCGCCGAACACGATCAGGCCTGCCGCGGAAGGCGGCCGTTCGGCAATATTGGTGCGCCAGACCACTTCGCCGTTCCTGTCGAGGTCCAGCGCGAGGGCGACTCCGCCTTTGCTCCCCGCGATAACGACGTCCTTGCCCCCCGGGAGCGTCTGCATGATGAGCGCGGAACCGCCGAAATCATAGTCGGGGCCGAGCTTGGCCGGACAGTTATCTCCGGGTTCGCCGGTGGCGCGGCAATTGTTGATGAAGACATCGCCTTTGAATTCCTGGTGCTGCCACAGGATTTTGCCCGTGTCCATATCCATGGCAATCACCGAGTCCGTGCCTTCGGTGGCAGGTTCGCTGACGCCATTGCCGGTGCCGACATAAATGCGATGCCGCTTGGGATCGACCGTCGGCGGATTCCAGACCGAGCCGCCGGCCGGTCCGTACAACGTCACGCCGTCTTTGTTTTTACCGCGCGGTTTCGGCTCTTCCTGAATGACGAAAGTCCGCCAGAGTTTTTTTCCTGTATTGGCATCAAGCGCGACCACGTGGCCTCGAAATGTACAGCACTCGTAGGTGAGGACGGCGCCGGTCGTGGTTTCCATTGCCGACATCGGCACGTAAATGCGGCCGTCGTAAACTGTGGCCGAGCCGGTGCTCTTGGCGCGCGGATGATCTCCGGCGCGGACTTTCCAGAGCAATTTTCCGGTCTGGGCGTCGAGCGCGTAGACCCGGGTCAGAACATCGACGAAGTACACGGCATACTTTGTGGCGCCCTGTCCTTTTATCGCCGCGATCGTGAGCGCGTTCCGGGTTCCCGAATCCGCGTGGAAAGCCCAGTGCACGCAGCCGGTTTTCGCGTCCAGGGAATAGATGTATCCGGCATCGCTGCCGAAAAACACGCGGCCGGACGCGATAGTCGGTTGAGAGTGCATCTCGGATGCTTTGGGGACGCCGAAAGCCCACTTCAACTTCAGGTTCGGGATCTGCGCGGGCGTCAGGCCGGCAGCGGCAGCCGTCTGGAAGCGTGTGTTTTTATCTCCCGGACTCCAGCCGTTCCACGACGCTCCGGCTGCGGGGTCCGCCAGCGGCGG comes from Terriglobia bacterium and encodes:
- the aroG gene encoding 3-deoxy-7-phosphoheptulonate synthase AroG gives rise to the protein MMSKKNIYRTDDLRIKEIKELLAPEIIRDEFPLTERAAEVTYESRHQIHRILHHADDRLLVIIGPCSIHDTKAAIEYAHKLKAQKDRLATDLLIIMRVYFEKPRTTVGWKGLINDPRLDGSFQINEGLRTGRKLLMELNELGMPAGVEYLDVISPQYIADLVSWGAIGARTTESQIHRELASGLSCAVGFKNGTDGNLRIAVDAIRTSQHPHHFLSVTKEGHSAIVSTMGNEDCHVILRGGKQPNYDASSVDSACKELGAAGLTQRVMIDLSHSNSQKNYMRQIEVGREVAGQMMGGDARIMGVMVESNLKAGRQDLVPGRELVYGQSITDACIGWEESVPLLEELAAAVRARRSCSRGL
- a CDS encoding PQQ-binding-like beta-propeller repeat protein codes for the protein MKLLLFVALLQAQNATPRPGFRAGPPIYQQNCGTCHDGQKAPSITDLQQNSPEQIYAALTTGKMKDHAAQISDVQKRQIAEFLAARPMGSDEAGDIKKMTNACRSNPPLADPAAGASWNGWSPGDKNTRFQTAAAAGLTPAQIPNLKLKWAFGVPKASEMHSQPTIASGRVFFGSDAGYIYSLDAKTGCVHWAFHADSGTRNALTIAAIKGQGATKYAVYFVDVLTRVYALDAQTGKLLWKVRAGDHPRAKSTGSATVYDGRIYVPMSAMETTTGAVLTYECCTFRGHVVALDANTGKKLWRTFVIQEEPKPRGKNKDGVTLYGPAGGSVWNPPTVDPKRHRIYVGTGNGVSEPATEGTDSVIAMDMDTGKILWQHQEFKGDVFINNCRATGEPGDNCPAKLGPDYDFGGSALIMQTLPGGKDVVIAGSKGGVALALDLDRNGEVVWRTNIAERPPSAAGLIVFGGASDGENVYYGLNQPGGGVAAIKLADGSRPWTAKAAANGPGNPAATTAIPGAVFAGFSDGMLRAFATTDGRLLWQYNTNREFESINGVTAKGGNMGQAGATVAGGMVFIGSGYGTGTSGFGNVLLAFGNDE